From Salminus brasiliensis chromosome 12, fSalBra1.hap2, whole genome shotgun sequence:
CACATCACCTGGTCAGTTCTTCTGacaccagcaaaccagccaATGGCAACTCCAGTTCAGGACTGTTAACCAACAGTAACGTGCAGGACAATGTTACAGATAATAGTCATGTGGTCAAGGAGGAAACCAAAGCAGACGTATACTGTGAGAACAAGAGCAGCATAAGGGAATGTGTTCTGACCCCGAACCCAAAGCCAGAGTttactctatctctctccaaTAAGCTCAGATCTCTGACTTTAGAGCCGGCAGAGGTGCAGAGATCAGCCTCCACCCAGCAGGAAGCGCACACGCCGATGCCACCAAAGCCTACCCACCTTCAAATCCCATCTCTGTTAGAAAAGCGTAAGAGCCTCACTCTGTCCCTCACACCACTCTGTCCTAGTCCCCAGACTGGCCACCAGGAGGCAGCAGCAGTTAGCAACAACGTTAGCAACAACGTTAGCAACAACTGTGCTCAGAGCGAGGCGTGCAGTGCCACTGTTGGCCAGAGGCGGGCACCGAGGGGAGCAGGAAAAGCCAGAAGGCTTGATTTATCACTGAACGGTGGCAGCAGGTCCAACAGCAGAGAGGCCTCCTCAAGATGCAGCTCAGGGTCAGGGTCGCAGAAGAGAAGAGGCTCGTCCTCAGGAAACAGGGCGAAGCAGGAGCAGCCGAAAGCAAAGCCATCCCTGCAGAACAGAAGGAgagactgtaagacaacaacaacaacagcagccgcagcagcagcagcagtaaaacacGGGCAGGCCCAGAGCTCAAGCAGTGCTGCAGCTCACCAGCAGGAGGCGCCAGGCTGTGCAGTGGAAGCAGTggaggttgtagatgcagaccAAAGCCCCATGTCACCCATCAACCTGACCATCAACAGACTCTTGGGCTGGGGGGAGCGTATGCTGCTTGGGGTCCTTCTTGGCCCCCATATCAAGGTGGGCCAGGCTGCTCTGCCATACAGATGCTGAAGAAAGTCCGGAGGGCACTGAAGATTCGTTCGTGCACTGAAAGAACCGATGCACTCCAGTGTGTTCATCATTTCTACATTATTAGATTATAACGGGGGTAGGGATGCACCACgattttgggaaaaaaatgggaTCGGCACATGACTGCTTTAAATAATCGTCCGATATTTGTTTACGTATTTATTGAACTCCAGAAAAGGAGAGTTTAGATGATGCTGCACTACTAAACTATCTGCATGTTATATTTCTctgtgcactatatggacaaaagtatatggacaaaaagagttggcaaggctttctactagattttggagaaacgTTGCTGTCCctatccctaactcatccctgaaggattggatggagcaccatccatcccagagaacagagtccttccactgctccacagctcaatgccggggggctttatacccctctagcccatgcctggtgtTAGGTactgtgccaataggttcatgtttctaaagggactagacaagctgtgtatcagcagtgggtgcagctgaatgacactgaatgcattcattagaaggggtgtccacaaacatttggacatatagtgttccAGCATAGGCATATGTGCAAATATCGGCCGAACCCCACAATTCCTAATCGGTGCATCCCTTCAAACTTGTGTTGATGTGTATTGTCAATTGCAAAaaaccttcaatggaagtcaatgtataaatatttggagcatttctattggtccaaaatGATTCTATTGGCAAGACTGATTGTGTTTATGTGGAAATGACGCACGCACTTGCAGCAGGTCAGTTCAGTgcatggttttttttttcagtgcacAAAGCCACTGAGCACTGCATCGAGATTATT
This genomic window contains:
- the LOC140573824 gene encoding uncharacterized protein, giving the protein MVFCREGPSERAPLSRILPQLYLGAEMDVTQDCLSARGISYVLSVSRCCPQPSFLPQSQYLRIPIDDSLRDDLLPWIPQALHFIDGAMSLGCSVIVHCAAGISRSPALAVAYIMYSLGMDLDHAYRFVKERRPTISPNFNFLGQLQVFQGTLPLKSGNANQPPHHLVSSSDTSKPANGNSSSGLLTNSNVQDNVTDNSHVVKEETKADVYCENKSSIRECVLTPNPKPEFTLSLSNKLRSLTLEPAEVQRSASTQQEAHTPMPPKPTHLQIPSLLEKRKSLTLSLTPLCPSPQTGHQEAAAVSNNVSNNVSNNCAQSEACSATVGQRRAPRGAGKARRLDLSLNGGSRSNSREASSRCSSGSGSQKRRGSSSGNRAKQEQPKAKPSLQNRRRDCKTTTTTAAAAAAAVKHGQAQSSSSAAAHQQEAPGCAVEAVEVVDADQSPMSPINLTINRLLGWGERMLLGVLLGPHIKVGQAALPYRC